The following are encoded in a window of Clostridia bacterium genomic DNA:
- a CDS encoding dipicolinate synthase subunit B, translating to MLLNGLKVGFALTGSFCTIAKVIPEIKRIVNEGAEVYPIISESVDRFDTRFGKAEDWKIELRSITGKEIITTIVDAEPIGPKSYLDILVVAPCTGNTASKLANAITDTTVTMACKAHLRNQKPLVLAISTNDGLGCNAKNIGSVLNMKNVYFVPFGQDDPLKKCNSLMAKTEMILPTVIEALKGRQIQPLLV from the coding sequence ATGCTATTAAACGGACTGAAAGTTGGGTTTGCGTTAACAGGCTCATTTTGTACTATTGCAAAAGTAATACCTGAGATAAAAAGAATTGTAAACGAGGGGGCTGAAGTATATCCTATTATCTCCGAATCTGTGGATAGATTTGATACCAGGTTTGGAAAGGCTGAGGATTGGAAAATTGAATTAAGGAGTATAACCGGCAAGGAAATTATAACAACTATAGTTGATGCCGAGCCTATCGGTCCCAAAAGTTATCTAGATATACTGGTGGTTGCGCCCTGTACCGGAAATACTGCTTCGAAGCTTGCAAATGCCATAACGGATACTACAGTAACAATGGCATGCAAAGCTCATTTGAGAAATCAAAAACCTTTGGTTCTGGCTATATCTACTAATGATGGGCTTGGATGCAATGCAAAAAACATTGGCTCGGTTTTAAATATGAAGAATGTTTACTTTGTACCCTTTGGACAGGATGATCCTTTGAAAAAATGTAACTCTCTGATGGCTAAAACAGAAATGATACTACCAACTGTAATTGAAGCCCTTAAAGGGAGACAGATTCAGCCTTTGCTGGTATGA